The following coding sequences lie in one Frondihabitans peucedani genomic window:
- the glpX gene encoding class II fructose-bisphosphatase yields MSGTLFTHPDRNLGMELVRATEAAAIRAAPWIGRGEKNLADGAAVDAMRKFLGTVDFDGVVVIGEGEKDAAPMLYNGEHVGTGNGASFDIAVDPIDGTSLTATGRMNAVSVIAVSDRGTMYDPSAVFYMDKIVTGPEGKGVIDLSRPIGDNIRALAEAKGIPVAEMQIAVLDRPRHKQLIADIRAAGAGTRLLLDGDVAGGINAARPESRIDMCVGVGGTPEGIITACAVKALGGVIQGRLKPKDDAERQKALDAGHDLDRILDQDDLVTGDNTYFVATGVTDGALVAGVSRSKGMIRTESLVLRSHSGTRRRVIADHLESKWLDGDDGDGS; encoded by the coding sequence ATGAGCGGAACCCTGTTCACGCACCCCGACCGGAACCTCGGGATGGAGCTGGTGCGGGCCACGGAGGCCGCCGCGATCCGCGCGGCACCGTGGATCGGGCGCGGCGAGAAGAACCTCGCCGACGGCGCCGCGGTCGACGCGATGCGCAAGTTCCTCGGCACCGTCGACTTCGACGGCGTCGTCGTGATCGGCGAGGGCGAGAAGGACGCCGCCCCGATGCTCTACAACGGCGAGCACGTCGGGACCGGCAACGGCGCCTCGTTCGACATCGCCGTCGACCCGATCGACGGCACCTCGCTGACCGCCACCGGCCGCATGAACGCCGTGTCGGTCATCGCCGTGTCCGACCGCGGCACGATGTACGACCCCAGCGCCGTGTTCTACATGGACAAGATCGTCACCGGCCCCGAGGGCAAGGGCGTCATCGACCTCAGCCGCCCCATCGGCGACAACATCCGCGCGCTGGCCGAGGCCAAGGGCATCCCGGTGGCCGAGATGCAGATCGCCGTGCTCGACCGGCCCCGCCACAAGCAGCTCATCGCCGACATCCGCGCGGCGGGTGCCGGCACCCGGCTCCTCCTCGACGGCGACGTCGCCGGCGGCATCAACGCCGCGCGTCCCGAGTCGCGCATCGACATGTGCGTCGGCGTGGGCGGCACCCCCGAGGGCATCATCACGGCGTGCGCCGTCAAGGCGCTGGGCGGCGTCATCCAGGGCCGTCTCAAGCCGAAAGACGACGCCGAGCGCCAGAAGGCCCTCGACGCGGGCCACGACCTCGACCGGATCCTCGACCAGGACGACCTCGTCACCGGCGACAACACCTACTTCGTCGCGACCGGCGTGACCGACGGCGCTCTCGTGGCGGGCGTCTCCCGCAGCAAGGGCATGATCCGCACCGAGTCGCTGGTGCTCCGTTCGCACTCCGGCACTCGGCGCCGCGTCATCGCCGACCACCTCGAATCGAAGTGGCTCGATGGTGACGACGGGGATGGTTCGTGA
- a CDS encoding CDP-glycerol glycerophosphotransferase family protein, which produces MKAATALRRAAPGLERSIARALHSELRAFWRRRPVDPGLVLFESFDGNGALCNPEALFRALIADPAFSALTFVWSLRAGHDGDIVLRDFRGDPRVRFVRPGSSGYERAVATAGHLVTNATFPRWFSRRPGQVVVNTWHGTPLKKMGFDIGDQPARVANVLRNFLHADYLLSTGPYMTSTMYLGAHALDGLYDGRILEVGSPRVDAQFAGQDSTGRTLEALHAAGIDPEHRQLVLFAPTWKGTNFSRPLDDARLVLSQTRELQTRLGDAYRVVLKAHQAVHESVRGRVESGLLVPNDIPTNAVLAVTDQLVTDYSSIFFDFLTTGRPIHFLVPDIGDYDGYRGLYLQPDTWPGRVTTTVEELAASILSAPDPVADERAQEARATFAPLEDGHATERVLDEVFRNPRPVSPVSPRDPSAKPRVVVLAGGPPTSWAPAQTDAAVASIDLGAVDVTVVVSDSRRAPFVAWQKSLDPRIRVLVRQGEIGGSKSWALLERLGARRPAAHWSAEWTRLFGLSRIDEVRCASDDPFWRRLARAGSSPART; this is translated from the coding sequence GTGAAGGCCGCCACCGCTCTCCGACGGGCCGCTCCCGGCCTCGAGCGGTCGATCGCGCGGGCTCTGCACTCCGAGCTCCGGGCGTTCTGGCGTCGCCGGCCGGTCGATCCGGGTCTCGTCCTCTTCGAGTCGTTCGACGGCAACGGAGCCCTGTGCAATCCGGAAGCGCTGTTCAGGGCGCTCATCGCCGATCCTGCGTTCTCGGCTCTCACATTCGTCTGGTCGCTCCGCGCCGGCCACGACGGCGACATCGTCCTCCGAGACTTCCGGGGCGACCCGCGGGTCCGGTTCGTTCGGCCGGGTTCGTCCGGGTACGAGAGAGCCGTGGCGACGGCCGGGCACCTCGTCACCAACGCGACGTTCCCCCGCTGGTTCAGCCGCCGGCCTGGTCAGGTCGTGGTGAACACGTGGCACGGAACGCCCCTCAAGAAGATGGGCTTCGACATCGGCGACCAGCCCGCGCGGGTCGCCAACGTGCTCCGGAACTTCCTGCACGCCGACTATCTCCTCTCGACGGGTCCCTACATGACGTCGACGATGTACCTCGGAGCCCACGCGCTCGACGGCCTCTACGACGGACGGATCCTGGAGGTCGGCTCGCCCCGGGTCGACGCGCAGTTCGCGGGCCAGGACTCGACGGGACGCACTCTCGAGGCCCTGCATGCCGCCGGCATCGACCCCGAGCACCGGCAGCTGGTGCTCTTCGCCCCGACCTGGAAGGGCACGAACTTCTCGCGCCCCCTCGATGACGCTCGGCTCGTGCTGTCGCAGACGCGCGAGCTCCAGACGCGCCTCGGCGATGCCTACCGGGTCGTGCTGAAAGCGCATCAGGCGGTCCACGAGTCGGTGCGCGGGCGAGTCGAGTCGGGCCTGCTCGTTCCCAACGACATCCCGACGAACGCGGTACTCGCCGTGACCGATCAGCTCGTCACCGACTACTCGAGCATCTTCTTCGACTTCCTGACCACCGGGCGACCGATCCACTTCCTCGTGCCCGACATCGGCGACTACGACGGGTACCGGGGTCTCTACCTCCAGCCCGACACGTGGCCGGGACGCGTGACGACCACGGTCGAGGAGCTCGCCGCGTCGATCCTGTCGGCGCCCGATCCGGTCGCTGACGAGAGAGCACAGGAAGCCCGCGCGACATTCGCGCCCCTCGAGGACGGCCACGCCACCGAGCGCGTCCTCGACGAGGTGTTCCGCAACCCGCGCCCCGTGTCTCCCGTCAGCCCCCGAGACCCGTCGGCCAAGCCCAGAGTCGTGGTCCTGGCAGGGGGGCCGCCGACCAGCTGGGCCCCGGCGCAGACGGATGCCGCCGTGGCTTCGATCGACCTCGGTGCCGTCGATGTGACGGTGGTCGTCTCCGACTCCCGCCGGGCGCCCTTCGTGGCGTGGCAGAAGAGCCTCGATCCCAGGATCCGCGTCCTGGTGCGTCAGGGCGAGATCGGCGGCTCGAAATCGTGGGCGCTCCTTGAACGCCTGGGTGCACGTCGCCCCGCCGCCCACTGGAGTGCCGAGTGGACGCGGCTGTTCGGCCTCTCCCGCATCGACGAGGTCCGCTGCGCCAGCGACGACCCCTTCTGGCGTCGGCTGGCCAGGGCAGGATCCTCGCCGGCGAGGACGTGA
- a CDS encoding alkaline phosphatase family protein → MSSRRSPSRLSRRAFLAGTAVGSAALLALAASPGGPSAAAHDMAEGAGRRDDHRPGATTAFDHVVVLMLENRSYDHLLGWLYRDEDLRPGQHVAGLFQSPSSNTAPDGTVVEAYRYGGTRSERLVRPTTNAGEDLRHADRQLFGSGPARGLPPMSGFVADYIDNYRSIHGRDPSPEAYRQVMGGFPSDTLPVLSTLARSFGVFDHWFGSVPSDTFCNRSFVHAATSHGYVTNAGHGGYRKWLDAPAVPTLFNRLEDRGLPWRVYYDETQAVSLTGILTAPSLEAYWQSNFRNMAQFSADAEAGCLPSYSFIEPRMIFNRNSMHPARASSPTRSGIPDPSGRAVTDMLAGEALVAEVYEAIRTSASPNGSNAGNTALIITFDESGGLFDHVPPPAAPPPGDGSEPGEWGFLFDRLGARVPAIIVSAWTDAGSVMNETLDHTAIIATVSARHGLAPLTDRDAAASTLATAITLSSPRPASDWPVLPVPRVPRAPVPSRAPARHPQTATSLGILGLVLARFEPGEPLPTSTSAAFDTLIDRGTGLFGTRDLERL, encoded by the coding sequence GTGAGTTCGCGGCGCTCACCGTCGAGGCTCAGCCGACGAGCATTCCTGGCGGGCACCGCGGTCGGATCGGCCGCCCTGCTCGCCCTTGCCGCATCTCCCGGGGGCCCGTCAGCGGCCGCCCACGACATGGCAGAAGGCGCTGGACGACGTGACGACCATCGTCCCGGTGCGACCACGGCTTTCGACCACGTGGTCGTCCTGATGCTTGAGAACAGGTCGTATGACCATCTGCTCGGCTGGCTCTATCGCGACGAAGATCTCCGGCCAGGACAACACGTGGCCGGTCTGTTCCAGAGTCCTTCGTCCAACACCGCGCCCGATGGAACCGTGGTCGAGGCCTACCGTTACGGGGGGACACGCAGCGAGAGACTGGTCCGGCCCACCACGAATGCCGGCGAGGACCTGCGTCACGCCGATCGTCAACTGTTCGGCAGCGGTCCTGCGCGGGGGCTCCCCCCGATGAGCGGCTTCGTCGCCGACTACATCGACAACTACCGCAGCATTCACGGGCGGGATCCTTCCCCTGAGGCGTACCGGCAGGTCATGGGCGGCTTTCCTTCCGACACGCTCCCGGTGTTGTCGACGCTTGCGCGGTCCTTCGGGGTGTTCGATCACTGGTTCGGGTCCGTGCCTTCCGATACGTTCTGCAACCGATCATTCGTCCACGCCGCCACGTCGCATGGTTACGTCACGAACGCCGGGCACGGCGGATACCGAAAGTGGCTGGACGCTCCGGCCGTCCCGACCCTTTTCAACCGCCTCGAGGATCGGGGGCTCCCGTGGCGGGTGTATTACGACGAGACGCAGGCGGTGTCTTTGACGGGCATCCTCACCGCTCCGTCGCTGGAGGCCTACTGGCAGAGCAATTTCCGGAACATGGCCCAGTTCTCCGCAGACGCGGAGGCCGGCTGTCTGCCGTCTTACTCGTTCATTGAGCCCAGGATGATCTTCAACCGCAACAGCATGCATCCTGCCAGGGCCTCGTCGCCGACGAGAAGCGGCATTCCGGACCCGTCCGGCAGGGCCGTCACCGACATGCTCGCGGGCGAGGCCCTCGTCGCCGAGGTGTATGAGGCGATCCGGACGAGCGCTTCTCCGAACGGTTCCAATGCCGGCAACACGGCCCTCATCATCACGTTCGACGAGAGCGGCGGACTGTTCGATCACGTTCCTCCTCCTGCAGCCCCACCCCCCGGCGATGGGTCGGAACCGGGCGAGTGGGGATTCCTCTTCGACCGCCTCGGCGCCAGAGTGCCGGCGATCATCGTCTCTGCCTGGACTGACGCCGGGTCGGTCATGAACGAGACGCTCGATCACACGGCGATCATCGCGACCGTGTCAGCGAGGCATGGGCTCGCCCCGTTGACTGATCGTGACGCCGCGGCCTCGACCCTCGCCACGGCGATCACCCTGAGCTCTCCGCGGCCTGCTTCTGACTGGCCGGTGCTGCCTGTACCGCGGGTGCCTCGCGCGCCTGTTCCGTCCCGGGCACCGGCCAGGCATCCGCAGACGGCGACCAGCCTCGGGATCCTCGGCCTCGTGCTCGCCCGGTTCGAGCCGGGCGAGCCGCTTCCGACGTCCACGTCGGCGGCGTTCGACACGTTGATCGATCGCGGAACGGGGCTCTTCGGGACCCGAGACCTCGAGCGGCTCTGA
- a CDS encoding SDR family NAD(P)-dependent oxidoreductase, with amino-acid sequence MPVIAIIGAGPGLGAAVARRFGLQGFTVALLSRTRSKLDSMVEELEAMGITARGYVADVLGPHELEAALTLVANELGSITVLQYSPLPAREYLKPVLDLTVELASEALQFSLLGFVLAARTVLPAMREAGQGSIILINGGTSVKARPDFAGTSVAFPAESAYGLMLHDALRDEGIHVAQLVIPGGIPKLRLDNGIDDVAERIWALHAAAGPFRTMLIPLEDGRE; translated from the coding sequence CTCCAAGGTTTCACCGTAGCCCTGCTCTCGAGAACTCGATCCAAGCTCGACAGCATGGTCGAAGAACTTGAAGCCATGGGCATAACTGCTCGTGGCTATGTGGCCGACGTTCTTGGTCCCCACGAACTGGAAGCCGCACTCACCCTCGTTGCCAACGAACTCGGAAGCATAACCGTTTTGCAGTACAGCCCACTCCCGGCACGTGAGTATCTGAAGCCGGTCCTGGACCTGACAGTGGAATTGGCATCAGAAGCTCTCCAGTTTTCCCTTCTCGGCTTTGTACTGGCAGCGCGGACTGTCCTGCCAGCAATGCGCGAAGCCGGGCAAGGCAGCATCATCTTGATTAACGGAGGAACATCGGTGAAAGCGCGCCCCGACTTCGCTGGCACTTCGGTCGCCTTCCCGGCTGAAAGCGCTTACGGACTCATGCTCCATGACGCGCTGAGAGACGAGGGCATTCATGTCGCGCAGCTGGTCATTCCCGGAGGCATTCCTAAGCTGCGCCTTGACAATGGTATCGACGATGTCGCCGAACGTATTTGGGCCCTACACGCCGCCGCTGGCCCTTTCCGCACCATGCTGATCCCACTCGAGGACGGTCGAGAATAA